From Paenibacillus graminis, a single genomic window includes:
- a CDS encoding DMT family transporter: MQKQGLKLAYAFAVLNAVIIGFSFLFTKVALGHAGPLDTLTYRFAASFAVMSVPVALGWVKVSYRGKPIGRALLLAAMYPLGFFTLQVFGLQHATSAEGGILYSFTPVVTMIIASIFLKETTTLLQKLCIFLSVFGVVFIFVMKGSSIQLSNMTGIVLLFMTCLAFAGYSVLARSLSRHFSPAELSYLMMGIGFATFLIISLTGHAAGGTFSDFLSPLKSGTFILSAVYLGVIASLVTTLTSTYILSKIEASLMSVFTNLSTIVSIAAGALFLGEEITVYHWIGSFLIIAGVVGTNLLGRKKAKAKPGADRTEPLSR, from the coding sequence ATGCAGAAACAAGGACTCAAGCTGGCTTATGCCTTTGCCGTGCTCAATGCGGTTATTATCGGATTCTCATTTTTGTTTACCAAAGTGGCACTCGGCCATGCCGGACCGCTAGACACACTAACCTACCGCTTCGCTGCCTCATTTGCAGTGATGTCGGTCCCGGTCGCTCTCGGCTGGGTCAAAGTCTCCTACCGCGGCAAGCCCATTGGCCGGGCGCTGCTGCTGGCAGCCATGTACCCGCTCGGATTTTTCACCCTTCAGGTATTCGGACTCCAGCATGCCACCTCTGCCGAGGGAGGAATTCTTTATTCGTTTACTCCCGTCGTGACGATGATCATCGCCTCTATTTTCTTGAAGGAAACGACGACTCTGCTGCAAAAGCTATGTATTTTCCTGTCTGTATTTGGCGTTGTATTTATCTTCGTGATGAAAGGGAGCAGCATTCAGCTGTCCAATATGACCGGGATTGTGCTGTTGTTCATGACCTGTCTGGCTTTTGCCGGGTACAGCGTGCTGGCCCGTTCGCTCTCCAGGCACTTCAGCCCCGCTGAGCTCAGCTACCTGATGATGGGGATTGGCTTCGCCACCTTCCTGATCATTTCGCTCACCGGACATGCGGCCGGCGGAACGTTCAGCGATTTCCTAAGCCCGCTCAAGAGCGGCACCTTTATCCTGTCCGCTGTATACCTGGGGGTCATAGCATCCCTTGTCACCACCCTGACCTCCACCTATATTTTGTCCAAAATTGAAGCTTCCCTTATGAGTGTGTTCACCAATCTCTCGACGATCGTCTCCATTGCAGCCGGAGCCCTCTTTCTCGGGGAAGAGATCACAGTGTATCACTGGATCGGCTCGTTCCTGATTATAGCAGGCGTAGTTGGCACAAACCTGCTGGGCCGGAAAAAAGCAAAAGCTAAACCCGGCGCTGATCGGACGGAGCCTTTAAGCAGGTGA
- a CDS encoding PLP-dependent aminotransferase family protein, with the protein MKKYLAVLSDMEKRIKGGEYSPGQKLPSVRSSAEFYGCSVSTVLRAYGELERTHAIYSIPQSGYYMVEKSEEPGPAGSSGMVDFASASPDLNVFPYLDFQHCLNKAIDRYKYHLFTYGDALGLDTLRHTLVSHLVEYQVFARVERIIITSGIQQALEILARMPFPNSRTEILVEQPGYDIYLRYLEAEGLPVSGIARSAAGIDLRELEAWFASGRFKFFYTMPRYHNPLGTSYSTEERKAIAALAGKYDVYIVEDDYMADLGAEQRFDPIFAYDQTSHTVYLKSFSKIIFPGLRLGAAVVPEPLLETFRAYKGYTDTSLLSQAALEVYIKNGMYGHHRHKIKAMYAERIQAVYEALARHNTEGLIEVSAASSGVYLQFKLPVTVNLERLVKRLAERKISVVSGNGFYLSGYRNREKFMRISISRARMDQIDEGVRAIVQEAARGSGW; encoded by the coding sequence ATGAAAAAGTATCTGGCGGTCTTATCCGACATGGAGAAGCGGATCAAGGGAGGAGAATACAGCCCGGGGCAAAAGCTGCCTTCCGTGCGCAGCAGCGCAGAATTCTACGGGTGCAGTGTCAGCACCGTTTTGCGGGCTTACGGGGAGCTGGAGAGAACACATGCGATTTATTCGATTCCGCAGAGCGGCTATTACATGGTGGAAAAGTCAGAAGAGCCGGGACCTGCCGGGAGCAGCGGGATGGTTGATTTTGCCTCGGCTTCGCCGGATCTGAACGTATTTCCGTATTTGGATTTCCAGCATTGCCTCAACAAAGCGATTGACCGGTACAAGTATCACCTGTTCACCTATGGTGATGCGCTGGGACTGGATACACTGCGGCATACGCTGGTGTCGCATCTGGTGGAGTATCAGGTTTTTGCCAGGGTGGAGCGTATCATCATCACTTCGGGTATCCAGCAGGCACTGGAGATTCTGGCCAGAATGCCGTTTCCTAACAGCCGGACAGAGATTCTGGTCGAACAGCCGGGATATGATATTTATCTGCGGTATCTGGAGGCGGAGGGACTGCCCGTGAGCGGGATCGCCCGTTCGGCAGCCGGCATTGACCTGCGGGAGCTGGAGGCTTGGTTCGCAAGCGGCAGATTTAAATTTTTCTATACCATGCCCAGGTATCATAATCCGCTTGGAACGTCTTACAGTACGGAGGAGCGGAAAGCCATTGCCGCACTAGCCGGCAAATACGATGTGTACATCGTGGAGGATGATTACATGGCCGATCTGGGTGCAGAGCAGCGTTTTGATCCAATATTTGCGTATGACCAGACTTCACATACCGTGTATCTGAAAAGCTTCTCCAAAATCATTTTTCCGGGACTCAGGCTGGGTGCGGCCGTGGTGCCGGAACCGCTGCTGGAGACCTTCCGGGCGTATAAAGGATACACGGACACCTCGTTGTTATCCCAGGCAGCGCTTGAGGTGTACATCAAGAACGGCATGTACGGGCATCATAGGCACAAAATAAAAGCTATGTACGCAGAAAGAATCCAAGCGGTATATGAGGCGCTTGCGCGGCACAATACGGAAGGCCTGATAGAGGTGTCTGCGGCCAGCTCGGGCGTCTATCTGCAATTCAAGCTGCCGGTAACCGTGAATTTGGAACGTCTGGTCAAGCGGCTGGCGGAGCGGAAGATCAGCGTTGTGTCCGGCAATGGATTCTATCTATCCGGTTACCGGAACCGGGAAAAGTTCATGCGCATCAGCATCTCCCGCGCCCGGATGGATCAGATTGATGAGGGTGTCAGGGCCATTGTCCAGGAGGCGGCACGGGGAAGCGGGTGGTAG
- the nfsA gene encoding oxygen-insensitive NADPH nitroreductase, with translation MKPNNETLELLNRHTSVRQFQDKPVSDEQLAAIIGAGQMASTSSNVQAYSVIAVTEPDLKARLSKLSGNQAYIEQCPVFLVWCADLYRLREISGPHLQGAASYEGSTENLIVATVDVALAAQNAAVAAESLGLGIVYIGGVRNNIAELSELLGLPELVYPVFGMCLGYPAGVNGIRPRLPLQAVLHHNGYQADASVEQVKAYDEVTRDYMRQRTGGQKDTPWSEMMAGRLAQPSRLQMKEFLLQKGFMQK, from the coding sequence GTGAAACCGAATAACGAAACCCTTGAGCTGTTGAACCGCCACACCTCTGTCCGCCAGTTTCAGGACAAGCCCGTGAGTGATGAGCAGCTTGCAGCTATTATCGGGGCAGGCCAGATGGCTTCCACTTCAAGCAATGTCCAGGCATATTCGGTCATTGCCGTGACGGAGCCGGATCTGAAAGCCCGGCTGTCCAAGCTGTCCGGCAATCAGGCCTATATTGAACAATGCCCGGTGTTCCTGGTCTGGTGTGCCGATCTGTACCGGCTGCGGGAGATCAGCGGCCCGCACCTGCAGGGGGCAGCTTCCTATGAGGGGTCCACAGAAAATCTGATCGTGGCCACCGTCGATGTAGCGCTTGCCGCGCAGAATGCGGCGGTTGCGGCGGAATCGCTGGGTCTTGGCATCGTGTATATTGGCGGGGTGCGCAATAATATCGCAGAGCTGTCAGAGCTGCTGGGCCTGCCGGAGCTGGTCTATCCGGTTTTTGGCATGTGCCTCGGCTATCCCGCCGGAGTGAACGGCATCCGTCCGCGTCTTCCGCTTCAGGCGGTGCTTCATCATAACGGCTATCAGGCAGATGCCTCGGTAGAGCAGGTTAAGGCCTATGATGAGGTCACCCGGGATTACATGCGGCAGCGGACCGGGGGGCAGAAGGATACACCGTGGTCGGAGATGATGGCGGGCCGTCTTGCCCAGCCTTCCCGGCTGCAGATGAAGGAGTTTCTGCTGCAAAAGGGGTTTATGCAGAAATAA
- a CDS encoding ABC transporter ATP-binding protein, with protein sequence MSHVIEMNRVSKIFNDKKAVDGISFTIGKGSITAVLGPNGAGKTTMLSMLLGLLTPTEGTVKVFGLAPKDVKVRERCGAMLQEVSVMDRLKVREIIALIRSYYPQPMDMEFLVRATGLAPADLNRYAEKLSGGQKRSLAFALALAGNPQLLFLDEPTVGLDTTARRQFWDTVRELAAGGTTILFTTHYLQEAEEIADRILLFSQGTLVADGSPEEIKARMIKQSLSFLPAGDAAALRGQLLKLAPVVDCYDKDGRIHVATENTDEALRAIFTGGLAVRNVRIHQGSLDEAFEQLTRNHEEDMKR encoded by the coding sequence ATGAGCCATGTGATTGAAATGAACAGGGTCAGCAAGATCTTTAATGATAAAAAGGCCGTTGACGGCATCAGCTTCACCATCGGGAAAGGCTCCATTACAGCCGTACTCGGGCCAAACGGCGCAGGCAAAACAACCATGCTGTCGATGCTGCTGGGGCTGCTTACGCCCACAGAAGGCACGGTGAAGGTATTCGGGCTTGCTCCAAAGGATGTGAAGGTGCGCGAACGCTGCGGGGCCATGCTGCAGGAGGTGAGCGTAATGGACCGGCTGAAGGTCCGCGAGATCATCGCTCTGATCCGCAGCTACTACCCGCAGCCGATGGATATGGAGTTTCTGGTCAGGGCGACAGGGCTTGCTCCGGCCGATCTGAACCGCTATGCCGAGAAGTTATCCGGCGGCCAGAAGCGCAGCCTGGCCTTTGCGCTGGCGCTGGCGGGAAATCCGCAGCTGCTGTTCCTGGACGAACCGACGGTTGGCCTGGATACTACGGCCCGTCGGCAGTTCTGGGACACGGTGCGGGAGCTGGCTGCGGGGGGAACAACCATTTTGTTCACGACTCATTACCTGCAGGAGGCTGAGGAGATTGCGGACCGGATTCTGTTGTTCAGCCAGGGGACGCTCGTAGCGGATGGCAGCCCGGAAGAGATCAAAGCGAGAATGATCAAGCAGTCGCTGTCCTTCCTGCCGGCCGGAGATGCGGCAGCTCTGCGCGGACAGCTGCTTAAGCTGGCGCCCGTTGTAGACTGCTATGACAAGGACGGCCGTATCCATGTGGCAACAGAAAATACGGACGAGGCGCTCCGGGCGATTTTTACAGGCGGACTTGCCGTGAGGAATGTGCGTATTCACCAGGGAAGCCTGGATGAAGCATTCGAACAATTGACCCGCAACCACGAGGAGGATATGAAACGATGA
- a CDS encoding ABC transporter permease has translation MRIVAMQCKAEMLRIFRNPYYVFWSLLMPILFYFIFTRVVNTGTDDVSEWQAHYLMSMAAFSVMGSAIMTLGIRLVQERTQGWNTFIRITPLPSPVYFAGKMFGQTLMHLFSVICIFAAGYLINGVSLTAGQWVLSGVWILAGSLPFLALGTLVGFMKRVDTASGISNVLYMGLAVAGGMWMPLEILPKVMQQIGHWLPSYNYGEGAWKIVGGGYPQWSNILILLGYLAAFMLLSVYIRKKQEAV, from the coding sequence ATGAGAATTGTTGCTATGCAGTGCAAAGCAGAAATGCTGCGGATATTCCGCAATCCCTATTATGTATTCTGGTCTTTATTAATGCCCATCCTGTTCTATTTCATCTTCACCAGAGTGGTGAATACAGGGACGGATGATGTATCAGAATGGCAGGCGCACTACCTGATGTCCATGGCCGCATTCAGTGTAATGGGGTCCGCTATAATGACGCTGGGCATCCGGCTGGTCCAGGAACGGACACAGGGCTGGAACACATTTATCCGCATTACCCCGCTTCCGTCTCCCGTCTATTTTGCCGGTAAAATGTTCGGCCAGACCCTTATGCATCTATTTTCGGTGATCTGTATTTTTGCCGCGGGATATCTGATTAACGGTGTATCGCTGACCGCCGGACAATGGGTGCTGAGCGGAGTATGGATTCTGGCGGGCTCGCTGCCTTTTCTCGCGCTTGGCACACTTGTGGGCTTCATGAAACGGGTCGATACGGCGAGCGGTATCAGCAACGTGCTCTATATGGGTCTGGCGGTTGCCGGAGGCATGTGGATGCCGCTTGAGATTCTGCCAAAGGTAATGCAGCAGATCGGCCATTGGCTGCCTTCTTATAATTACGGGGAGGGGGCTTGGAAAATTGTTGGCGGGGGTTATCCGCAGTGGAGTAATATCCTGATTTTGCTCGGATATCTGGCTGCCTTTATGTTACTATCGGTCTATATCCGAAAAAAACAGGAAGCGGTGTAA
- a CDS encoding sensor histidine kinase, with protein sequence MARRQFRLFPQRFGFFPYMWLLYLLFPVINLQEEHGIKLVLGAAMLVLFAVTYRQLYWATGRAFTLWLAVQMLIIVILSAAYTPYDLFMGFFTSNFIGWYTREKHFKMAFAVFAAMVLVPLIAATWGMAVGDLLFLYPFMIIMLVFPFGIRSLYRKRMLEKELDQANEVIKELVKREERMRIARDLHDTLGHTLSLITLKSQLVEKLAAKDAERTQAEAREIQRISRAALRQVRELVSEMRAVSVAEELAEVGEMLRTADIAMEIEGDAQLEGVSDLTQNILSLCIKEAVTNIVKHSGADWCRIALAMTEGEVQISIEDNGVGLHPQEQEGHVRDEGNGMKGMAERLSLIDGSLKLSSGEKRGTVLTVAIPRVVKERKDGVTA encoded by the coding sequence ATGGCGCGCAGGCAGTTCCGGTTGTTTCCGCAAAGATTCGGCTTTTTCCCTTATATGTGGCTCCTATACTTGTTGTTTCCGGTCATCAATCTGCAAGAGGAGCATGGAATCAAGCTGGTGCTTGGCGCAGCGATGCTGGTCCTGTTCGCCGTGACCTACCGGCAGCTTTATTGGGCCACCGGCAGAGCTTTTACCCTGTGGCTGGCTGTGCAGATGCTGATTATTGTAATTCTAAGTGCAGCCTATACGCCTTACGATCTGTTTATGGGCTTCTTTACCTCGAATTTCATCGGCTGGTACACAAGGGAGAAGCATTTTAAAATGGCTTTTGCTGTATTCGCGGCCATGGTGCTTGTCCCGCTGATCGCGGCTACTTGGGGAATGGCGGTAGGGGATTTGCTGTTCCTGTACCCATTCATGATTATTATGCTGGTCTTCCCGTTTGGCATACGCTCACTGTACCGCAAAAGAATGCTGGAAAAGGAGCTGGACCAGGCCAACGAAGTCATCAAGGAACTGGTTAAACGCGAGGAACGGATGCGGATTGCCCGGGACCTGCACGATACGCTGGGGCACACGCTGTCGCTGATTACCCTCAAGAGCCAGCTGGTCGAAAAGCTTGCGGCCAAGGATGCCGAACGCACGCAAGCCGAAGCCAGGGAGATCCAGCGGATTTCACGCGCGGCGCTGCGCCAGGTCCGTGAACTGGTGTCGGAGATGCGGGCCGTATCCGTAGCTGAAGAGCTGGCGGAAGTGGGGGAAATGCTGCGTACAGCGGATATAGCCATGGAAATCGAGGGCGATGCCCAGCTTGAGGGCGTATCAGACCTTACTCAGAATATTCTAAGTCTCTGCATCAAGGAGGCTGTGACCAACATTGTGAAGCATAGTGGAGCGGACTGGTGCCGGATTGCCCTTGCCATGACAGAGGGAGAGGTACAGATCTCCATTGAGGATAACGGAGTTGGACTGCACCCGCAGGAGCAGGAAGGCCATGTGCGGGACGAAGGCAACGGGATGAAAGGGATGGCTGAACGGCTGTCATTGATTGACGGTTCTTTGAAGCTGAGTTCAGGCGAAAAGAGGGGGACGGTCTTGACTGTTGCCATCCCGAGAGTCGTCAAGGAAAGAAAGGATGGAGTGACTGCATGA
- a CDS encoding response regulator transcription factor, translated as MIRIVIAEDQRLLRGAMASLLDLEDDIEVAGEAGDGAEALAVIERLQPDVCLMDIEMPYKSGLDVAETLKAKGCATKIIILTTFARPGYLERGVKAGIQGYLLKDEPVDKLADAIRRVMDGHREVSPELVFGSLREENPLSDREREILKLAGGGQSAGEIAAALHLSYGTVRNYISEILNKLEVKSRIEAVRLAEEKGWI; from the coding sequence ATGATACGCATCGTAATTGCCGAAGATCAGCGCCTGCTGCGCGGGGCCATGGCTTCGCTGCTGGATCTGGAGGACGATATAGAAGTGGCAGGAGAAGCCGGGGACGGGGCGGAGGCGCTTGCTGTCATTGAACGGCTTCAGCCGGATGTATGCCTGATGGACATAGAAATGCCCTATAAAAGCGGGCTGGATGTAGCGGAAACCTTGAAGGCAAAAGGCTGCGCCACCAAAATCATTATACTGACCACCTTTGCCCGTCCGGGCTATTTGGAGCGCGGCGTGAAGGCCGGGATTCAAGGGTATCTGCTGAAGGACGAGCCGGTAGACAAGCTGGCGGATGCGATCCGCCGGGTCATGGACGGCCACCGGGAGGTGTCTCCCGAGCTTGTCTTCGGCAGCCTGCGGGAAGAAAATCCGCTGTCTGACCGGGAGCGGGAAATCCTGAAGCTGGCCGGCGGCGGCCAGAGCGCCGGGGAAATCGCAGCTGCGCTGCACCTCTCCTATGGTACTGTCCGCAATTACATATCCGAGATTCTGAACAAACTGGAAGTGAAGAGCCGCATTGAAGCCGTGCGGCTGGCGGAGGAGAAGGGCTGGATTTAG
- a CDS encoding ABC transporter ATP-binding protein, with translation MAGAPPALEVDSVTKAFFHRRRETLVLDHVSLKVEPQEFVSIVGPSGCGKSTLFHIIGGLEQPDAGTISMNGKPVTGQRGEISYMPQQPALFPWRTIEDNVLLAGELKGKPRAEARAAARHWLDKVGLGGFERAYPHMLSGGMQQRAAFLRALLAPQELMLLDEPFSALDALTRSEMQRWLLELWEENRRSVLFITHNIEEALLLSSRIYVFSGRPGSVLHTVDVPFPRPRREEITESPEFLKLKRQLSQWMREEQAKAAK, from the coding sequence ATGGCCGGAGCGCCGCCAGCGCTGGAAGTGGACAGCGTGACTAAGGCTTTCTTCCACCGCCGCCGTGAAACCCTGGTGCTGGACCATGTCTCGCTCAAGGTGGAGCCGCAGGAATTCGTCTCCATCGTGGGCCCCTCCGGCTGCGGCAAAAGCACACTGTTCCACATTATCGGCGGCCTGGAGCAGCCCGATGCCGGAACCATAAGCATGAACGGCAAGCCGGTCACCGGACAGCGCGGCGAGATCAGCTATATGCCCCAGCAGCCTGCGCTGTTCCCGTGGCGGACCATCGAAGACAATGTCCTGCTCGCGGGTGAGCTGAAGGGCAAGCCGCGGGCGGAAGCGCGGGCGGCCGCCCGCCACTGGCTGGACAAGGTCGGCCTTGGCGGGTTCGAACGCGCCTACCCGCATATGCTGTCTGGCGGCATGCAGCAGCGGGCCGCTTTTCTGCGGGCGCTGCTGGCGCCGCAGGAGCTGATGCTGCTGGACGAGCCGTTCAGCGCGCTGGATGCGCTGACGCGCAGCGAAATGCAGCGCTGGCTGCTGGAGCTGTGGGAGGAGAACCGCCGCTCCGTGCTGTTCATCACCCACAATATCGAGGAGGCGCTGCTCCTCTCCAGCCGCATCTACGTCTTCTCCGGACGTCCCGGCTCCGTCCTGCATACCGTCGATGTTCCTTTCCCGCGCCCTCGCCGCGAGGAAATTACGGAATCGCCCGAATTCCTGAAGCTGAAGCGCCAGCTGTCCCAATGGATGCGCGAGGAGCAGGCGAAGGCTGCCAAGTAA
- a CDS encoding ABC transporter permease, with amino-acid sequence MRSYWNQIWPPLVAVIFFLGAWQLAVSVFHVPSWMLPSPGDIARESRGNASGIWAHTAATLRLTLIGFPVGTGVGLIVALLLHLVPWLKRALYPLLILSQNVPSIALGPLLIIWFGFGLMPKIVLITLVCFFPVAVAAMGGLAQSDRIMMNYMKMAGANKWQIFTKLELPGSLPSLFSGLKISATYAVMGAVVAEWIGADKGIGYYMLLQKASYRTDRMFVAIVIIVLLSLVLFALIALLEKWLVRWKPRKTS; translated from the coding sequence GTGAGATCATACTGGAACCAAATCTGGCCGCCCCTTGTGGCGGTCATCTTTTTTCTGGGGGCCTGGCAATTGGCGGTTTCCGTGTTCCATGTACCTTCCTGGATGCTGCCAAGCCCCGGCGATATCGCCCGCGAATCCCGGGGCAATGCTTCGGGCATCTGGGCGCATACGGCGGCTACGCTGCGGCTGACCCTGATCGGCTTTCCTGTCGGCACAGGGGTGGGCCTTATTGTAGCTCTGCTGCTGCATCTAGTGCCCTGGCTGAAAAGAGCGCTGTACCCGCTGCTGATTCTCAGCCAGAATGTGCCATCGATTGCCCTCGGGCCGCTGCTGATCATCTGGTTCGGGTTCGGGCTGATGCCCAAAATCGTCCTCATCACACTCGTCTGCTTCTTCCCGGTTGCCGTCGCCGCCATGGGCGGGCTGGCCCAAAGCGACCGGATCATGATGAATTATATGAAAATGGCCGGGGCAAATAAGTGGCAGATCTTTACCAAGCTGGAGCTGCCCGGCTCCCTGCCCTCCCTGTTCTCGGGCCTGAAAATCTCCGCAACCTACGCGGTCATGGGCGCGGTGGTCGCGGAGTGGATCGGCGCGGACAAGGGCATCGGCTACTACATGCTGCTGCAGAAGGCCTCCTACCGCACAGACCGGATGTTCGTTGCCATTGTAATTATTGTGCTTCTTAGTCTGGTGCTGTTCGCCCTGATCGCCCTGCTGGAAAAGTGGCTGGTCCGCTGGAAGCCGCGCAAGACCTCTTGA
- a CDS encoding thiamine-binding protein, with translation MANTLLSIQVIPKTPNNEDSIPYVDKAIEVIQQSGVKHQVNPLETTMEGELNELLEVVRQMHEALIASGSPSVISQIKIAHNPTGISMDKLTEKYRP, from the coding sequence ATGGCCAATACCCTGCTCAGCATTCAAGTCATCCCTAAAACTCCGAACAACGAGGATTCCATTCCTTATGTAGACAAGGCCATTGAGGTGATTCAGCAATCCGGTGTCAAACACCAGGTGAACCCGCTCGAAACCACGATGGAAGGTGAACTGAACGAACTGCTCGAAGTGGTGCGCCAAATGCACGAAGCACTGATCGCTTCCGGCAGCCCCAGCGTCATCTCACAGATCAAGATCGCCCATAACCCCACCGGGATCAGCATGGACAAGCTGACGGAAAAATACCGGCCGTGA
- a CDS encoding ABC transporter substrate-binding protein codes for MGVKKTLMLCISCMLVIVMAGCGSNNANSGGNSAAPSGDSSAAPEATAPAADAPKELTKIKVALDWTPNTNHTGLYAAKELGYYEEEGLDVEIVQPGAAGADTMVTSGEAAFGISAQEALTLARLQDVPLVSIAAIIQHNTSGFAAPKDRKIKTPKDFEGKTYGGWGSPAEEAAMKAIMDPEGGDVKKVKLVNIGEADFFTAVKRDIDFAWIFYAWTGIEAELRGEPVDMLYLKDYAPQLDYYTPVLTTSEKEIAKHPELVKAFLAATTKGYQYAIDKPEEAAAILSKAVPDLDPKLVLASQKWLSPKYKDDAARWGEQKAEVWKNYADWMYGLKLLDKPLDAASAFTNDYLPQGQ; via the coding sequence ATGGGAGTCAAAAAAACACTAATGCTCTGCATCAGCTGCATGCTGGTCATCGTAATGGCCGGCTGCGGCAGCAATAATGCAAATTCCGGCGGGAATAGCGCTGCTCCATCCGGAGACAGCTCCGCCGCGCCTGAGGCCACCGCCCCGGCGGCTGACGCTCCAAAAGAGCTGACTAAAATTAAGGTCGCTCTGGACTGGACGCCAAACACCAACCATACCGGCCTCTATGCAGCCAAGGAGCTGGGATATTATGAGGAGGAAGGCCTGGATGTAGAAATAGTGCAGCCTGGTGCAGCCGGAGCCGACACAATGGTCACCTCAGGCGAAGCCGCTTTTGGCATCAGTGCCCAGGAGGCGCTCACACTGGCCCGGCTGCAGGATGTGCCGCTCGTCTCAATCGCTGCCATCATCCAGCATAATACCTCGGGGTTTGCCGCTCCGAAAGACCGCAAGATCAAGACGCCCAAAGATTTTGAAGGCAAAACCTACGGCGGCTGGGGCTCCCCGGCTGAAGAAGCTGCCATGAAAGCGATCATGGACCCTGAAGGCGGCGATGTCAAAAAGGTGAAGCTGGTCAACATCGGAGAAGCCGACTTCTTCACTGCCGTAAAACGCGACATCGATTTTGCGTGGATTTTCTATGCATGGACCGGTATCGAAGCCGAGCTGCGCGGCGAGCCGGTTGACATGCTGTATCTGAAGGATTACGCGCCGCAGCTGGATTACTACACCCCGGTTCTGACCACCAGCGAAAAGGAAATTGCCAAGCATCCGGAGCTGGTGAAGGCTTTCCTTGCGGCTACAACCAAAGGCTATCAATATGCGATCGACAAGCCGGAAGAAGCGGCCGCTATCCTCTCCAAGGCTGTGCCGGATCTCGACCCTAAGCTGGTCCTCGCCAGCCAGAAATGGCTGAGCCCGAAATATAAAGACGATGCCGCCCGCTGGGGTGAGCAAAAAGCAGAGGTCTGGAAGAATTACGCCGACTGGATGTACGGCCTGAAGCTGCTGGACAAACCGCTGGATGCCGCTTCAGCGTTCACCAATGATTATTTGCCGCAAGGCCAGTAA
- a CDS encoding cobalamin-dependent protein (Presence of a B(12) (cobalamin)-binding domain implies dependence on cobalamin itself, in one of its several forms, or in some unusual lineages, dependence on a cobalamin-like analog.), which yields MFADQQHAGERLKALAEQLAEEVTLRQYERQPGLRQRFGPSGIARTKQDSLYHFRYLAQSVALDSPLLFINYIIWLKVLLAQYKITAEDLQINLDLMKDAISSQVETPEKELIISYLDMGIHHARGEDSLPTFLLPEKPYYHEAEEYLKLLLAGERRKASEFVLGLHEDGVPIRDLYLHLFQNSQYEIGRLWQLGRITVAQEHYCTACTQSIISQLYPRWIEAAQKSKKTLVAVGVGEELHEIGLRMLADFFEMEGWNTCYLGSNMPAEGLIRYLKEQPADLLAVSITMTYHVSEVQRLIASIRTHAGLDRMKILVGGMPFNIDRALWEKVGADGYAPDAKGALEMAAQLIPRN from the coding sequence ATGTTCGCTGACCAGCAACATGCCGGAGAACGGCTGAAGGCGCTAGCGGAGCAGTTGGCGGAAGAAGTCACTTTGCGTCAGTATGAGCGGCAGCCCGGGCTGCGGCAAAGATTCGGCCCTTCCGGCATAGCAAGAACCAAGCAGGATTCTCTTTATCATTTCCGGTATCTGGCCCAAAGTGTGGCGCTGGATAGCCCGCTTTTATTTATAAATTATATTATCTGGCTGAAAGTCCTGCTCGCACAGTATAAGATTACGGCCGAGGATCTGCAGATCAATTTGGATCTGATGAAGGATGCTATAAGTTCCCAGGTGGAAACACCAGAAAAGGAGCTGATTATAAGCTATCTCGATATGGGGATACACCACGCACGCGGAGAGGACAGCCTGCCTACCTTTCTTCTTCCGGAAAAGCCCTATTACCACGAGGCAGAGGAGTACCTGAAGCTGCTTCTGGCCGGTGAACGCCGTAAGGCTTCGGAGTTCGTGCTGGGGCTGCATGAGGACGGTGTGCCTATCCGTGATCTCTATCTGCATCTCTTCCAGAACAGCCAGTATGAGATTGGCCGTCTATGGCAGCTAGGCCGCATCACTGTAGCCCAGGAGCATTACTGTACAGCCTGTACCCAGAGTATCATCTCCCAGCTCTACCCGCGTTGGATTGAGGCAGCACAGAAAAGCAAAAAAACGCTGGTAGCGGTCGGCGTGGGCGAGGAGCTGCATGAAATCGGATTGCGGATGCTTGCTGATTTCTTCGAAATGGAGGGCTGGAACACCTGCTACTTGGGTTCCAATATGCCCGCAGAGGGACTGATCCGCTATTTAAAAGAGCAGCCTGCCGATCTCCTGGCCGTCTCGATTACCATGACTTATCATGTGTCGGAGGTTCAGCGTTTGATTGCCTCGATCCGCACGCATGCCGGACTGGACCGCATGAAAATTCTAGTCGGCGGAATGCCGTTTAATATCGACAGAGCATTATGGGAAAAGGTTGGAGCCGACGGCTACGCCCCGGACGCCAAAGGGGCGCTGGAAATGGCGGCACAGCTGATTCCCCGGAACTAG